CATCTCATTCTTTTGCAATTGGTTGAGACTCTTAAAATTAAGATGTCCAAAACTCTTATGCCATTTCCACATTATTCTTTCAACTTCTGCACTACAAAACTTTTGTTCAAGCACATTAATAACAACCTTGAAAGTTTTATTCTTTGACACATGAACTTTCAACATCACATAAAAATCTCCATTTCATTATCTTTCATTTCAATAGAGTAGCCTTTTTCAAGTAATTGTCCTACGCTCATATGTATGATATGCAATTTCATGTAATCTCTTGTGTTAATTGTGGACCTGTAAGAATTTCTAGGTTGTTTAACTTCACAATAGCCTCCATAAACTTGACTTGGAAAATGAATTGGAAGAAATCCTTTAACCATCTCCTTCTTCTCCAATAGATTGAGACTCTTAAAATTAAGATGTCCAAaccttttatgtcattttcacaTTGCTCTTTCAATTTCTGCATTAAATCACTTTTGTTCAAGCACATTAATACCAATCTTGAAAGttctattatttgacacaagAAGTTTCAACATTAAGTTATTTCTTTCGTAAAAAATCTCCATTTGGTTAACTTTCATTTCAATAGAGTAGCCTCTTTCAATTAATTGTCCTAAGCTCAATGAGTTACTCTTCATGTTAGAAACATATAGTAAATCACTTATGATTGTTGTTTTCTCGTCTCTTATTTGAATTGCAACTTTACCAATTCCTTATGCAACAACAACCATGTCAtcaataaatatgatatttctATTCACCTTTTCATGAAGCTCACAAAACTAACTTATATGCCATGTCATGTAGTTAGAAATTCTGTACCAAGATAACAACATTCAGAAGAATGTGGTTCTTATTTTGTGATGGCCATCAATATCACAACATCATAATCTGAACTACTATCATGAACAAACTAAGCATCGTCATTCTTCTTTCTTGACCCTTTTCTATTCTTGCACTCATTTGCAAAATGTCTCCAATTTTGACAATTGTAGCATTGAATTTTGTGTTTATTGATCTTCTTTTTGTCATGGCTGAAACCTTCTTTCTTATTGTCTTTCTCATGATCAAATTGATCTTATTTTTCATTGTAGTTCTTCCATTTGCCTTTACATTTCTTGTTCTTCTAGTTATCATTTTCCCCCTTCTTGTGAGCTTGAGAAAATAAAGGTTGTACAACTTTCTTTTCACCCtttcatcttctttttctttgaacCTTAGCTCGCATGCTTCAAGAGACCTTTGCAATGATTTTAACTTCATATACGACAAATTCTTGGATTCTTCAAGTACAACTACTATCTTAGCACCTTCTCCACTTTCAACTGATTTGTGGTGATTTATCCATTTGTACGCATCTTGTTGGTTAGTATCACTAACCTCATGAAGTACACGACAATTGTTTCTTGAGCTCACATATGCAATAGCTCATATTGTCTCATAAGTGTTTGTAATTCCATTTCCTTCAAATTATCAATGCCAAGATAAGTCTTTGCTAATGTATCCCAAACATTTATGGCAGTTTCACACTCtacaatattttcaaatatctcCTCATCTACACATTGATGAATTAGAAATAAAGCCTTACAATCCTTCTTTTTATGATATTTCTTGGTTGTTCTTTGAGCTTCATTAGCACTTTCCTCCAATGTAGGAATATCATTTTTCACAATTTCGAACACATCTTGAAATCTGAATATGACTTTCATATGAACCACTCACCTATCGTAGTTCTTGCCCTTCAACACTAGTAAATTTGTTGGAAAATCTCTATTGCTCCCTTAACATGTTGATGCAACCATTGTCCCTCTTAAACGTGACAATTGACGCCAATTTGTTGGTGAAAAACTCAATAATGCACAACGGATTTGATTTGTTCAAAGTAATAAACTTGATGAATTTACAAGACTCACAATTATATAACTCACACAGTTTCTTTGAATATATCTTGATACACAcaaaaaaatgataaacaattaaattttattgaatatgATTGTGATTACAAGGAcattaattattagtataacTTCTCTTATATATTAGTTAGttgtaaatatttgttagtTGTAACTTACTAACTAACTTTCTAACTACTAAAAAAGTCATAACAATCCATAACTAACTCTTAGTAGAGTTAGTTTTTAcatttagttttaattatatcaCACATTAATTTGCGGCTTAAAATAGAATCAATTAGATACTTGAGGCTTTCAAAAAGAAAgtcaaacaaatattaaaaccaAACATATATTGAATGTAATAAAGTATTATGGAGAATCAAATATTACttgaaatttcaaacactaaattAACGCAGATACATTAAATATTGAAAGtcctattttaatattaaaattaaatcataaaaataagtgtaattttaataattaaaaaaatataaaacgaattttagtttctataaaattttaaaattttatttttaatttttataaataaattttcaactttttaatccctattttttatttatttatacttgtAATCTTTAttgtaaaaagttatttttttgtgTGCACATAATTGATATATGTAATctctaaaaaatcaaaatagagataaaagggaataaattatttttaaagattaaatttgaaatgtcataattttgtaaagactaaaaatgtatttaacaaAACGAaatcatctttattttattatattattaaaaaaattgagtctATCACCATTGGTTAATGGTCTATGTTATTTGACGGAATGCACAACTCAATAACTCTaataatatgattttgttttataattagtaaaaaaatacttcacatttatttttatttcaatttgaagtACAAGCTATATAATTTATGTGTAAAGGCAAAAAAACAAACACTTTTGTATTGTTGTTTGCTTTTCTTGGCTGGCTACGTATATAACTTCACGATGTAATCAATATTGTAAAGAAACATTCTCTCAATgaccaaaaaaatatatcttcttttcaTTCTCTCCATTCTCCAATGTCCCTAAAagatattgataataataactgACTTTAAAGATTTCTGGGACCGAAAAGcatgttgataaataaataaatatacaatggCAAATagtttgaaggaaaaaaataagcaCATTGAAATGAATAGATAGACTGATAGACATGTCACATGTCACATGTGCATTACTCAAGAGTCTAGCGTGAAGTGTGAACTATGAGTCgttgtcaacaaaaaaaaaagtgtcaaCCACGTACATAAGTCTATAAGAGTATTTGTCTGCCtcgtataaataatattaaataaaaaaatgtaggCTGAATAGTATATGTTTCGATCgagtttaatttcaaaatattcagattttttaatcattttagctactgataaaaaaaaaaaaaaccaattagGTTGTGGTATTGGGCTTTTAAAGTCTTGGTAAATCGTTCAATATATTAAGGCTGCTCATGGATGATTTTCCTTTCACTAACTTACACTCGTTCAACATTCCATTTTGTTCCACTGTCACggcaaagaaaacaaatatgtcAAAAAGACTTGGTGCGACTATGATTGGATGGTGGTATATGGTGAAAATGAATaggaatgaaataaaaaaatttgttagttaatttttataaaaattgatattgtaaTCTCATTCTATTTCATTTCACCTTATAATCCTATACTAGCATATGCTACAATATTACATGAACCTTTGtataattgattaatataaGAAAGGCTACGTAGTTtgcataattaatttatatcatagattttttatttgaatattctctttttattttagagtAACCAAAATATcccacttaaaaaaaaaaaaactaaaatgtcttatttttttattctttcgcAATTTCAAGATGCGACTTgctgaattttttttcttaacttaAAGTCGCATCTCCGACCATGTACTGACTTAAATTTTTTTCCCTCATTTTACTAATtggtttaataaattaaaaataattataatatttaaaaaaaacaacatactattaatgaaatatgttacatcaaaggaaaaaaatccaattaagtacaatgtattaaattattttaacaacttcaCCATGTTTTGCAGGTAAATAACCTGTTTTGTAGATAAATTAgcaattcaattatattttttttcacaacTTCCTTCTATTTTTTAGCTGGAtctaataagtaaaaataataataataacaattataattaaaaaatgattttctcaTTATATgtgatttagtaaaaaaaaaataatttaatgcgGTTGAATATATGTATCAAAACAAACAAGGTAATCGATATTCAATTTACCAAAAAATATAAGTAGCAATTTGtgatttgttaaattgattaatggttaaaatgagaaaattggtaaatcacatttatttaacGGTTAAATGCTTACAATTTGGTAAGTAGCGTTACCTTGTTTGTTTTGGCACATTTACTCAACCGCGTTAATTTTAACGTATTTTATttactataattataattatttttattaatattattatttttatcaatatcattatttttatttattagattcagagaaaaaataagagaaagttgtgaacaaaatataatgaaatttttatttattagattcggataaaaaaatatgaggaagttgtgaataaaatataattaagttgctATTTTATCTACAGCAGAAgatagagttgttaaaataatttaaatttatctacacAATAGaagaaaattgttaaaataatataacacgcTGTTTGTTTAGGTACATCTACTCAACCGTATTTTGTtcctttcttcaatttaatgtattttattaataatatttgttttttttaaatattataataatttttaatttattaaataaaaaaatttctaattaGTAAAATTAGGGGGAAAAAATTCAAGTAAGGGTCGCATCCTAGGGATGCGACCTTCTATTAAACGttgaaaacaaatttttcaGCAAATCGAATCATGAGGTTGCTTCCTCGTGAAAAAGTAgggtattttgatttttttttttgtgtgtgaggtattttgattacttttaaataaaaagaggaTATTCAAGTAAAAAACCTTTATATCAACTATCAATTACAATGTGTCATCatcttaaataaaaactaaacaaaGGAATTCTTCGATACGGTGATAAGTTTACGTCAAAAAATATGGTGACAAGTTGTGATTAGTGatcaatgtaaataattttatattgatgatatataatttttattctcaTTGATTAATTTCTAGAATGTAATTTATGTGGATCTTTTGTTAGAGGTATActgcaaatcttgaacaagaagatgatgaatttgatgatgatgaatgttgcacaaataaattccaaagcgtgttATCACATTAaactttaggttcgattcgttCCCaccatctatatatatatactatatgCAAACAAGTTAACCGTCAAATGTCTTTCATGATACTTAGGAATCattgaagtgaattgcacattcacatcaagtctatcgatcaatgatagtttatagaataaaattcattcatttactctcgtgcactagagaaaataataaactaCTCATAAATTTTTTGACAGAAACCTAACTCATGTAACATAAATTTTTGTCTGTTCTTTCTACCTCAAAAGCATCTCTATTTACAGCATATCAAttgatgaataaaaaaaaaactcttaaacTCATATCAATTGATGAAAGAAATTAAACAactcttgaaaaaaattataaaatttgttaacttaatagatgcattgatttttgaattaaactCAAACATTATAACCATTTGACcaatgaaatattaaattatttaattttactacattaatatagctattagagaattttaaatatattttgaaaattcccctcacaatttaaattttttttacttttttgaaCTTGTTAAGTTTTGAATcttatttcataaaattgaaaaattgatgtGTGCACGAAAAGTAAATAGACGCATATGATCTCCACATACGACGAAGAGGTATATGAAATATGTATATTTGAGGCAAGAATTAGGTACTACCAAATTCCATGCACTCATGTACACGTCCCCTTCACATACAAAATTTTCCTCTTATTGGAATGAAACATTATCAATAgacatcaaaacacatcaaccacacattgagagaaaaataattaaagaaaatgatgTCATAACTATGATAAAttcattatataataaaataaaagagagagaaaaaaaaataaaatgttagataaatgtatgaaaataataaatgtatatatCATTGTTGTATTGAAATTTGAagattaaattgaaataaaagaattttCACTTTATGTCTTTTCTCATCTCACAAACGCACACCACTCACATgctcattttttatatattgaaaagctataataataataaataaataaaaatgtttccTCTGCCACCACTATACCATTTCCTTAATTCCACACCAAGCCCCGAAAATCAAAATGGAAGCactttcttcatcttcattttctcctccAATCTTTTACCTACTTTATACCCTCCTCCTTTTTCATCATTGAATTTTTGAACCAAACTCTGTTTACCATTTCATTTgttttcaattaattcattaatgGGGGCTAGTATTTCTTCAACAACAACCgtaaaagaaaaaggtgaagGGTCTAATTCTTCATCATCAAGAACTGGTCTTGGTGATATTCCAGAGAGTTGCATCTCCTCCATTCTTATGAATCTTGATCCACCTGATATATGTAAATTGGCTAGAGTCAACCGTGCTTTTCATAGAGCTTCTTCAGCTGATTTTGTTTGGGAATCAAAGTTGCCACAAAATTATAAGTTTCTTGCTAATAAAATTCTCGGTGAAGAAAATATTTCCATTATGACTAAGAAAGAGATCTATGCAAAACTTTGTCTACCTAATCGCTATGATCATGGTACTAAAGTAAGTTGCTCCATCTAATTAATTAAGGCACTTTTCTTTAatagttcaattttttatttattatatttttattcaactaTTAATTTGTGATCTTGGTCCTTTTGTGGTTATAGGAAGTTAGGTTGGACAAATGTAGTGGACAAGTTTGTTTCTCTATGTCATCAAAGTCCTTAAAGATAACAGGAATAGATGATAGAAGATATTGGATTTATATTCCAACTGAGGAGTCCAGGTGAGTGATATACTATACTTAtgtttaatgaaattattttccttctatatatgatttattttattttattttattttgaccaTGTCTTGAAGGTTATATTTCTGGTCAAAATCATGTGCTTTGACTCCAAAACATTCTCCACATTCATGTGGCAGCAACATTATGGTTGCTCCATTGAAATCAAACGTCctgatttaaatttattattttaaattttaaaataaaataaaaaatttatcgatCTGAAGATTACTGATGTGTTGAATGTGGATCCTTGATGGAAAGGAATATGAGTTCGTGTTTTTCCTCGAGCAACTtgtgtttataaaaaattactacTAGTAGctcattgaaaaataattttctgggTTTTGTGtagaaatttaattaaaaatatgctGTTTGTTGATTATTTTGCTGTGTTATAACTGAAGTAAAAGAGTCTGtttaaaagaaatgaaaatcGTTTTTgaacaaatataaaaacaaaccTTGTGAAAACTTCCTAATTAAAAAGTTTGTATACTAAAAAAAACAGCTTTTGGGTGTAACTTGTAGCCGTAGGAAACAAATAGAGGAAAATTCAATTGATGGGAATATGGTGCAAAAGAATATGAAAAGGAAAGACTGATTCATTAAGTAATACCAGTTGAAATGTTAAAAGGATGCCGAAACATTTGACATATGTTGAGGTGCGACTTGCGAGTTCGAATCCCACTACCTTCTTCTCTACGTTTAACGTGGATAAATTTAGCCACTAGACTtcctcaaaataataataatgctaCATGCATATTAAAAAATCACCAAAATATGCTTAGGCAAGTGAAAATGGTATCAATAGTAAGAATAATCCctttgaaaagaaacaaaaaaaaaaagaataatctGAACAACGTTCCATGGACTAAAATATCATATACATTATTTTCATTGAAGAAAACTGCAAAGACTTATGTGGACATTTAACCCAAAATAAAACAAGGAACCGTTCTGtttgatgattttatttaaattcattatAGTAGAACGTGATATTTTCCTGAAATTGCGATGGAAGTTTTCACACACTACGGTTTCTTAACGAGGGGGCATTGATTTTAAAAGATAATGGGCAATGCCATTGGCTTTGCCAAATTGTGGTAGTGTTTTAATTTGTGGTCAATATAGATAATTTAAGTAAAGAAAGAAGAGTGCAAGCAATCTGCTCGAAGAAACACTATTGAAACAGCCTGAAAAGGACCCCTGTTTTAGCaaattaatgtaaataaatatctatCCATTATGTCTATAGTAGAGAAGCAATGTCATAAAATATTCTATTCGTTTGGGTTTGTGATTAGTTGTGTTTTGCTTGCCACAAGAGCTTCTTTGGCCAATTATGTGCTACTTGAAGTGCCTTTTTGTCTTAAATTAAACTTTGGTACATATGCATGCTTTATTATTATGCGCATTTTAATTGGCATAAAGACACCCCTCCCATTATAATATGCGATTCTCAGCCGTTATTACAGCTTTTATTTATTGGAATATATCCAATTTGTTTGTAGAAAGACACAACTATCcgggaaaaaaatttaaacacctCTTTTCACATGCTTTGGCCGGTGACCccaccaaaaacatattttatcggaaataaaataaaataaaataaaaacaaaagtaatacttaaaaaataaatgtatttaatctaaaaataatatttagaagattttttaacatttcttgaaaaatatcaaaaatgcAATCCTctgaaatttaattatgaatactgagatttttttttttaaataacacaggtgaaattgaaattgaaacttTGTAAatgcttaaaaataattttttttataaacacttgaaataacttaaaatatgaaaatatttacaatttttaaacCACCATcaaatgaaatttaattaaaagataaactCTAATCTAAACTTAAAAAGTTGGTTTTTAAAAACAGTAATGTTACATTATAGAGTAGTTGTGTTTATGatattattgaataattttattatttatcccGCTAGAAACAAGTAAAGTTACAAATTAAAATGCTACTTGCATTTTTTCTCtccttaaattattaaaatcgtGGTCACACATATAATATACTTAGTGGTAAGAAGTTTTAATTTGGTGGTCCAGTGTGGTTGACAAAAGAATATATGCAaatctttattaataaattagtacTATGACTAGATGTTacttaaaatagaattttatattaaacatCTGACACACGTCTCATTATACATATAGATTTTTACGAAGTATTATTACCACGTCAGGTAGTATTATTATCTTAGAAACATGTTGAAATATGAATTACAAAGAAGAATTAAAGTATTATTCTTTTGTATCTACAGGTTTAAGAATGTGGCATATCTTCAACAAATGTGGTGGGTTGAAGTAGTAGGGGAGGTAGAGTTTGTATTCCCTGTGGGAAGTTACAGCATAACTTTTAAACTCCAATTGGGCAAAGCATCCAAAAAATTGGGTCGGCGTGTGTGCAACGTTGATCAAGTGCATGGCTGGGACATCAAACCCGTCAGGTTCCAACTCTCCACATCCGACGGTCAGCGTTCAATCTCGGAGTGTTACTTACAAGGGCCAGGGGATTGGGTCTATTACCATGTAGGAGATTTCGTGGTCGTAAAGCCCAATGAGCCCATAAAGATTAAGTTTTCTTTGGCCCAAATTGATTGTACTCATACCAAAGGTGGCTTATGCATAGATAGTGCAATCATTTGCCCAACTGAGTTTAGAGAAAAACTCAAACAGTTTTAGCTGGTTATTAAACATTTTTCGTTTAGTTATGTACTTGTATTAGAGAAAATTAAAGAACGGTTTCTTTTATAACAGATTATTTGGTGTTTGTGGGAGCTGAAAATTACTCAATTAGCCCTTTATTTTAGGTGGGTTTGAGCGTTCTTTTGTAACTTATATCAGTTATATGCAGTTGTACTTTACAAACTTGAAATGTTAAACTctgaacaattaaaaaaaaaatgttaattgcTCATCTGTTATTTTTGGATgcattatgtatttttttttaaaattgtgttcaaATCAGTTATAGTGTATCAAGTTGAAGATATTTGTATTTTACGCTTTTTCATGTTTCAAGAACGTAGTTTTTGTCCTTTTAAAAAACACCACACATTTCAAAACTGCCTTTTTGTTTCTTAGCTTAATAATTGATATCTTTACAGAATCACAATCCACACAAaggatttatttcaaaaaattattatttgaacaACAATTTGTGACACCTAATTCTACAATTTTTTAAAGGGACATTTGACACACATGGTTAATGTGCCcgtcattttattttgttgaaatgCACATTGATGACATTAGATTGTACTAACATTTCTAACTTCAGTTCATGTCTAAATTGAGTGACTTTAATACATGTCCACAAATCCAAAAATGTCCTTACAAAATCATCGAATCCACAGTTCAGAATATATGTCAACAGCCCGCTAGAGAGCAATTTGGAGGCtctttttatattgattttcaAACAAACTTTCTCTATGATGATATTTGTCAACAGGAGATTGAAGATGTAGCATATGATTACAAAAACTTCTCCAAGCCATATACCAAGTTCTTCAAGAATGATAAATAAAGGGGAAAATGAAAAGATTGAATTAGACCAAGTAGAACAATATAAAAAAAGCTAAAGAGCTTTAGAATTCAAATACTTAAAAGGTACCTTTAGGCGCACTACTTTTCTAATGGCTAACAACAAGCCTGGCATGAGACATTGTACATCTGTGATGTCATGCTTGATAGAGTAAATCTGCACCAATTGAATTCATTTCCCTAAGGTAGGACATTAATTTGGTCTCTCAAATTAACCAAACTTTAATGAGTCGAATAATATAGTTTCGAAAATTGTCTCATAAGGACTAATGTAATCAATGATTTTTAATATCatgaatcattttaaaatttggtcAATTTCTGAATTTTGTGACTAAATTGGTGGTTCATATATGTAAAATGTGTTCATTAATGACATACCTCTCCTAGACCAGAAAAGTGAACAGTTGTACTAGAGGGAAGCCCAGGTAAGACCAAGCTATGCACACGAATTCCG
The genomic region above belongs to Cicer arietinum cultivar CDC Frontier isolate Library 1 chromosome 4, Cicar.CDCFrontier_v2.0, whole genome shotgun sequence and contains:
- the LOC101507907 gene encoding F-box protein PP2-A13, whose translation is MGASISSTTTVKEKGEGSNSSSSRTGLGDIPESCISSILMNLDPPDICKLARVNRAFHRASSADFVWESKLPQNYKFLANKILGEENISIMTKKEIYAKLCLPNRYDHGTKEVRLDKCSGQVCFSMSSKSLKITGIDDRRYWIYIPTEESRFKNVAYLQQMWWVEVVGEVEFVFPVGSYSITFKLQLGKASKKLGRRVCNVDQVHGWDIKPVRFQLSTSDGQRSISECYLQGPGDWVYYHVGDFVVVKPNEPIKIKFSLAQIDCTHTKGGLCIDSAIICPTEFREKLKQF